The Oncorhynchus gorbuscha isolate QuinsamMale2020 ecotype Even-year linkage group LG06, OgorEven_v1.0, whole genome shotgun sequence sequence acaacaccaacaaactatcatggcacaaacacaccaagacagtcgtgaagggggcatgacaacacctttccccctcaggagactgaatagATTTGGCAGGGGTCCTCAGATCcagttctacagatgcaccatcaagagcacccaactggttgcatcaccgcctggtatggcaactgctcggcctccgaccgcaaggcgttAGAGGGTTGTGCGTaaggccagtacatcactgggaccgagattcctgacatccaggacctctataccaggcggtgtcagaggaagggcctaCAAATTGCCAAAGTCTCCGGCCACCAtagtcattgactgttctctgctaccgcacggcatgtggtaccggagcgccaagtctaggtccaaaaggcttcttaacgtcttctacccccaagccataacactgctgaccagctaatcaaatggctaccctgactatttgcattgaccccccccaacccccttacgctgctgctactcgctatttattatctatgcatagttactttaaccctacctacatgtacaaattacctcaaccaACCTGTACcgccacacattgactcggtaccggtaccccctgtatgtagcctcattgTTTTATGGAAAATTATTCAAATGAGAACACTTTGCCTAGCCTGAGCTAGGGCTGCTAAATGAATGCAAGAggagtgacacaatttccctagttaatattgcctgttaACATTAacttattttaactaaatatgcaggttaaaaaaaatatatacttctgtgtatggattttaagaaaggcattgatgcttATGGTCAGATACATTCATGCAACGATTGTTGTTTTGtaaaatcacccgtttggcgaagtaggttgtgattcgatgataaattaacaggcaccgcattgattatatgcatcGCAGGACAAGCtcgttaacctagtaatatcatcaaccatgtgtagttaactagtgattatgtgaagattgattgttttttataagataagtttaatgctagctagcgacttaccttggctccttgctgcactcgcatacaGGTGgccagcctgccacgcagtttcctcgtggaatgcaatgtaatcggcgtccaaaaatgacgattaccgattgttatgaaaacttgacattggccctaattaatcggtcaacctctggtctggaggaaacctggcaccatccctacggtgatgcatggtggtagcagcatcatgctgtggggatgtttttgcaAATATGGCCCCCCGGCCAAAAccggttttcgctttgtcattatggggtattgtgtgtagattgatgtgggggaaaatgtcatacattttagaataaggctgtaaatgtggaaaatgggaaggggtctgaatacttttcaaatgcactgtaggATGTGTCtggaaaaataaatgtttaaacatttcttggtcgaccaagataattttttgttgttgtctggaACAGCCCTAATGTCTTATCATCATCTTGGGCAAATTTATGAATGTtctaataaattcaatacatttagttcaTTTCCTACTAAGTTCAAAAATGTTTCCTTCCACTGGGAAGCCAAAAAGTTCCCAAACTGGAGATTTTAAACAATGATTGAGGATCCTCCAATTATGGTTTGTCCACCCCCAGTACTCGCCTTCGTACAGAACTACTTTCCAGCTGCACCCCAAAAGGATAGTTTGAAATGCGGCAATTAAGATTTGAATTTGGATTACTATGTATGCATAGGCTCTTGTTGTTTTAACGGAATAGCCTACAATGTTCTTTCAGCTTATATTTACTCAGATTTACATACAACACAGTGTAGCCATAGCCTACAGGCCTAGTGCTTACATTTTTGTGTATATACTCTTTATGTACTCATTCGGGTTCACAGTGCAGACCCAACCCTGTACCACCATTATACACCTATTTTCTACTGGTGTGGTTGTTTAAAGGTTCAGTGCATTGAAAAACATGATTTTGCAGTGTTTTATTTACTgtatttccacactgaggttgtagtaatactgtgaaattgtgaaaatgatgatgatTCCATTTTTGTGTAAGAGCTGAAATTTCAgcttgttttggtgggatggggTTTTGGTCTGTCTGATGACATCGCCAGTCGGGAAAtttgttaatagaccaataagaaagagttccaaaccaaagagttccaaacctttctgccaataacagctagttttcagttttcccctccccactcagaccactcccagacagtcctagcataattattgcttgagaaattgctctttgctaagaagctatttttgtttccttTTAACTAATTGTATTTAAAACCAATCACAAGAAGGTACTTAAATGTTACCCAGAGatgatttgatattgaggtaAAAACGGCAGCATTGGACCTTCAAAACCTAGTTGTGCTATCCCATGTCTGAACAGCTCTCCTATCTCCCATCTCCAGCAGCAGCTGGCCAACCTGCTGACAGACCTGGGCTGCACCAGCTCAGCCCTGCACCAGCTCAGCCCTGCACCAGCTCAGCCCTGCACCAGCTCAGCCCTGCTAATCTACGAGAAGCTGGAGTTGTGGGAGGATGCTGTCATCTGCCTGGAGAGGATGGGCCAACATGGCAAGGTACAACACAGCCATTATAACCACCAGAAAAACTGTGACTTCCCTTCTCAGGTGCATTTAATACTCATTGTGTTACACAACAGTCAAAGGACATTCTTCGTACTAAACATGGGCACCATCACCACACAAAACACTCGAGAGAAGCTCATCTTGCCCACACTTGAAGAACAGTGAATATCACCGCTCTTTCCATCTACCCTGTTACCTAGCTATCTCGCTCTGCTCcctactccctccttctctccccccccccccgtctatctgtctgtctctctttagtGCGCACCTGTTTATGCACTCATTTGTGTTCTCGGGCATTCCAGCTGTCAGACAAATCAGTCCCAGGGAGATCTGGCTCTGTGTCTCTGGCGTTATTATTAACCTGTCTGGCCCCCAGGGCCCCCCTGGGACTCACACACTCCCAGATAGACAGAAATATAGCATGTTTGGGTTGGATCACTCTCTGAGTCCCCCTATCCTTCAGTCAGTGTCCTCTTGGTGGCGCTGATTTGAACGTTCTCCTTTATCTCTTGATGGTGAAACAACAGGCTGTGGAAATACAGGTCACAAGGGTAGCCGGCAGAACCAACGGCATTGGTTTTAGACTGTTTTCCACAGAGGCAGACAGTAAAGAATCAAAGATGTGGACATATGGCAGCTGTTTGTTTTTGTTGGTCCTCCTTTTTGATAGCGGATCGTTTTCATTTGCTTTTCTTTTTTGCTGGAAAAGTCTCAATGTTTTACCcaggtgttttttgttgttgttttttttctcgCCCAACCTGCAAGGGCTCTCGGGTCAGAATTGACTGAGGTAATGAAGCAGAGCAAGAATAAAGAGGTTAGGCAACCTCCTCTCTTGCACCTGTCAGACGATGTTCTGTCACGTCCTAGCAGAATGGTGGCGTGCCACACCAGGTAGAGGTCGAACTATTAGGAATTTTTcgacgccgataccgatttattggaggaccaataaAATAtaaacagtggggcaaaaaagtatttagtcaaccaccaaattgtgcaagttctcccacttaaaaagatgagaggcctgtaattttcatatgcagtttaaaaaaaatatatagtgtgtattgattttaagaaaggcattgatgtttatggttaagtacattggtgcaacgattgtgctttttttcgcgaatgtgcttttgttaaatcattacccatttggcgaagtaggctatgattcgagttaacaggcaccgcattgattatatgcaacgctgGACAAAATacttaaactagtaatatcatcaaccatgtgtagttagctAGTGATTATGTTcggattgattgttttttacaaggtaagtttaatgctagctagcaccttaccttggctccttgctgcactcgcgtaacagatggtcagcctgccacgcagtctcctcgtggattgcaatgtaatcggccataatcgacatccagaaatgcagattaccgattgttatgaaaacttgaaattggccctaattaatctgcTATTCTGATTAATCGATCAACCTCTAACACCAGGCCAAGAAGAGAATCGTGTAATACTGTCCCCCATCTTGCTGTGGTTATGAAATGTGGTTCTGAAAGTCATTGATGAAACCAGTGCCAGATTTGTCACAAATGCTCTGAGGATGTTTTGAACCATTACGCAATGGACATCTGGTTAATTGTCAGTAAGATTCTCGCTGAAGTATTTTCTTTCCCCTTGTCCTTTTAGTGATCGACCTGTTTAAGTGACCTCTCAGCATGATTCACACGGTTCTTTTTCATAAATTCTCTGGAATGGCTAATATCACCACATCAATCTCTCTGGATCAGTGGGGCTTGGCTTGGACAGATTGAGCAGAAATGAGAATtctacacacacgcatgcatgccagcacacacacataccagtgcTCCCTCCAGCTGACCCGTACTTAGCCGCTGCTCACAGTCCCAACCCTGAATGCGAGTCCTGCAGGCCATTGTGCTCCGTTAGTGAATTACAGCTGGTTTTGTCTTCCAGTCTGATTACAGACGTGCATTCTGGTCAATATAATAAGTCGTCCACACTAAAACCATGCACTTTGGCCCCGGTCAGTACTCCATGTAACATGATCAAAAAGGCTAAACAATCCATTTGTCTGGAGAAGACTTGGGTGGATTCCAGCCGGTAGTCTCTTTGTACTAAACGTGCTGTTCCTGCTCTCGGTGTGTCTGAATGCATGCTGAATGTGATTGAGCCTGACCTGGCCACACCCTGAGAAAAAAAAGAATGTAACTAAaatagagaaacagaggaaataggagagagggagacctgcATTAAGTCGATTTCTGTTGAATTCGTATGGTAGCTCTTGAGTTGAGAATGTAATTGTTGTATTACACCAGCCTTATGGATGAGCCATCTGTGTAAACCTTACATGGAAATAAACAAGATGAAACATTGAACAACACTTATATGGTATAATCCAGGCCAAAATGGCCACATTTGAAATAAATGTATGGTATTGACAAATGTTTAAAGCACCTCTGTTTcacaaatgggacagaaaatcACATATGAATATCCCGGGACATGCAGTTCAGACAGAGAACCCATTTAGAGAGTATATGTTCGCCTACAGAACTCATGAATGTTGGTCAATTTCTAGAAATATTCCAAACCTGATTGGATTCCCTGCGATGTGCTACCGCACCATGGAAAATTACTCTCCCCTTAACAAAATGTGTCATGGCCCCCATAGTAAGACAGGCCCCATTTATAAAAGCGACAGATATAGCCAAAGGGTGCTTCCACTCTACCCTTAAGCAAGGGTCAGTGAGTTCAGAGAACTCCTTATGTGGTTTTCCCAGCACAATAAGGGTGTCTGTACTTGGAGGAGTACTgaatccctccttttctctccctctacctctccccgctctctctctcttttatggaGGATCATGCTGGGGGTTCTAACTGGTGGGCCATTCTCCAAGTTTATTAAAATCCAATTCACAATCACCCTTTTTTTCCATTTCCCCCAGAAAATCGACTGAAATGCTTCTACTGAAAGTCATTCTCCAGTGAAATGCAcatagtctgtctgtcttattTCCTGGTGAGAGCGTGTCAAGTGTGCGTGGTCATAAGAACCCTTTCTAATCAATTAGCCTAATTCTTAACCAGCAGTTGGCTGTAGGAGTGCCCAATTGATTTTGTGAATATAACCTTCCTAATATGATTTTTATCATGGTAATAAAATCTTGCCTGCCTTTCTGGGAAACAGTCAGATGTTTTCCCTCTTTCCTGGGTGTGCAGCACCCCTCCAAATAACTGAATGGCGTTAACTATAGGATTCACTGCAGTACCGATGACTGAAACGGTTAAAAATATTTGTTAAAGGGATCAGGCTCTTCTGCCAGCAGAGGGGGTGTGGTCTGGAAAAGGCCATGGAAGCCCACTTCTTTTTGACCAGCAGCACTAGTGTGCTGATGTGATGGCCCCTAAGGACAATATTGATATTTGAAGGAAAATCTAATGGATTTTCATTTTTAAATGGGCTGTAAATTGTTGGCTTGCTCCCTCAGTAGAGGGGGGGGAAATGCTTTCTTTCTAATATAAATGCACATGTCTTCGAAGATACGTTTTCCCTTGTACTATATAGTATAGTGGGATCAGTGAAAATACAAATATGTGCAATACATTGACCAATAGATAAGTCTACAGCAATTTTCTGTCATTGGTAGAGTTGCTGGACTCTACTTTTCTGTGGTGTTAATCCCCTTTTGTCAACCCAGTCTGTGATGTGCAGAGGTCCATGTCCATCTACTATTCAAGCTTATACCAAAAACACTTTTCGTCCAAACAAATATTCCACTTTGCCAGGTGTATTGTTTTTGCGTTGTAATTCCATTTGTTGGAGGTGAGTTCAGGGTTTTGTGGTGTGGAAGAGAGGGCTACGGTTACTCCATGAGGTAAAGGAATGCAATGAAAACCCAGAGTCCCTTGCGCCCAAAAGCACTCACCCTGAGCTGTGGGTAGATTGGGACGCTTCGACATGAACAGAGGCACTTCTCAAAGTGAAGGGAAGTGAAACCTGATCGTTATTCTACACTCTCCAAATCAGGGAGTACAGTACTCAAATCATCTCTTTTGAGAGGTTCAGTGTCTGTTGGCTTGTTTCAACATCTTGATTGAGCTTCCTTTAACTTCTTGGCAcacccatccctttagcgggatcattttcgtcaacatccgctgaattgcagagctccaaattcaaattaaattactaaaaatgtttatttttttgtgaaatcacaagtgcaatatagcaaaacacagcttagcttgttgttaatccacctggcgtatcagatttcaaaaaagcttttcggcgaaagcaaaccaagtgtttatgtaaggacatctctctcaccagacaaaacattacaaacagctagcagcaaagcagattggtcacgaaagtcagaaaagcaataaaaatgAATCGCTTagctttgatcttcggatgtttgcactcacgagactcccagttacaaaataaatgtttattttgttccataaagattatttttatatccaaaatacatttacatttacatttaagtcatttagcagacgctcttatccagagcgacttacaaattggtgcattcaccttatgacatccagtggaacaaccactttacaatagtgcatctaaatattttaaggggggggaggggggggggtgagaaggattactttatcctatcctaggtattccttatagaggtggggtttcaggtgtctccggaaggtggtgattgactctgctgtcctggcgtcgtgagggagtttgttccaccattggggagccagagcagagaacagttttgactgggctgagcgggaactgtacttcctcagtggtagggaggcgagcaggccagaggtggatgaacgcagtgcccttatttgggtgtagggcctgatcagagcctggaggtactgaggtgccgttcccctcacagctccgtaggcaagcaccatggtcttgtagcggatgcgagcttcaactggaagccagtggagagagcggaggagcggggtgacgtacctccatttggttggcgcgttatgttcagaggCTTGAGCACCCAGCTATGCACtgacgcaatgtgatctttctcgaTAATTTTTctgaataaaagcctgaaactatgtctaaagactgttcagaccatgtggaagccataggaaaaggaatctggttgatatccctttaaatggagggaaggcatgcaatggaacagggagctttcaaaatagaaggcACTTCCTTTtgggattttcctcaggttttcgcctgcaatatcagttctgctatactcacagataatattttgaccgttttggaaactttagagttttctatgcatattctgggcctgagaaataggcagtttcatttgagtacgtttttcatccaaacatcaaaatactgccccctacactcaagaggttaACCAATGAGTGTATTGTGGTATTCCCAGACCAAATCAAAGCCTGATCATTGTTAGCAGAGAATGTTCAGTGTGCTGGCTCTGAGGGTCTTAAGGAGAAAagctctttccccctctctccctgtctctctctctcctcccccttccctctgtttcactccctccctcctttctcgctccctctctcccaggcAGAGGAGATCCTGCATAGGGAGCTGGAGAAGGAGTCCTCCAGTCTGTAATGCTTGCTG is a genomic window containing:
- the LOC124038228 gene encoding tetratricopeptide repeat protein 27-like, with amino-acid sequence MMQTQTIVDCFEEKSCPVTQRLKLFYCCQAPPRWAVQQQLANLLTDLGCTSSALHQLSPAPAQPCTSSALLIYEKLELWEDAVICLERMGQHGKCAPVYALICVLGHSSCQTNQSQGDLALCLWRYY